The proteins below are encoded in one region of Thunnus maccoyii chromosome 24, fThuMac1.1, whole genome shotgun sequence:
- the zgc:65895 gene encoding TSC22 domain family protein 1 isoform X2 — protein sequence MNSQCYTVAMDLGVCQLRNFSISFLSSVLGKESASVRVDNSSSGASVVAIDNKIEQAMDLVKSHLMYAVREEVEVLKEQIKELMERNTQLEQENNLLKTLASPEQMAQFQAQVQTGGSPTSAAQPPLPGSVGTTQALPPTQNSGTSA from the exons ATGAATTCCCAGTGTTACACAGTGGCGATGGACCTTGGCGTTTGTCAACTGAGGAATTTCTCAATATCGTTTCTGTCCTCTGTGCTCGGGAAGGAGAGTGCATCAGTCAGGGTTGACAATAG ctCCTCTGGTGCAAGTGTGGTGGCCATTGACAACAAGATTGAACAAGCAATG GACCTGGTGAAGAGTCACCTGATGTACGCCGTGCGTGAAGAGGTGGAGGTGCTGAAAGAGCAGATCAAAGAGCTGATGGAGCGCAACACTCAGCTGGAGCAGGAGAACAACCTGCTCAAGACCCTGGCCAGCCCCGAGCAGATGGCTCAGTTCCAGGCGCAGGTCCAGACCGGCGGCTCCCCGACCAGCGCCGCCCAGCCTCCGCTCCCGGGCTCAGTCGGGACGACACAAGCCCTCCCTCCCACACAGAACTCAGGCACGTCTGCGTAA